Proteins co-encoded in one Artemia franciscana chromosome 10, ASM3288406v1, whole genome shotgun sequence genomic window:
- the LOC136031920 gene encoding uncharacterized protein LOC136031920, protein MVKFKNNNFTLGVVDYSRFLPVHLNREVITLLESINPSVCHSLHEMLEEALSKEAKSLVQLDMFVKKLKSLPNDWNIDEISKTFNIIGEDFWSEIVRRLFVFGLKNIRNKAKIPVENAAFLFGVADPFQILDDNEVFLQIEKDDCSEPIIIFGEVLIYRNPCLHPGDIRVVQAVNKSEFQMYKNVLILPAKPTCKYSLSAACSGGDLDGDRFSVIWDSRLVPPKSTLVPPFNYAKLKSKMPSCTMPWSLDNLCNFFIKCLSSDMLGQIANLHLALCDQLDKGACDPIAMKLAEAQAYAVDFPKTGILPEVPTDAWYITSTNGYPDFMEKSEKISYISKKIIGQLYHSTLAFDLEASTGSRCDLDLDLIIPGHEDFLMSAKKDYELYSLSLKNIMYQCGFQDEYNLIIGHDPFAVAAQSFPRQKSSLAQKAMDDLKSTFKAKFYDGISTDSDIKAKASAWYKVSYTRAKCGSETFLSFAWLVPDVLCEIKKSKMLPENGFNYEKLLFKEIGASARSYFFENFSVLKQVTAQKTNTGEMIVQLIKDKSLVFLSDAKIHGSIATYTCDSESDINISLLLSRQEASEIAILETYIKPILIGESERCSIVTSSSGEHIKCHISYNGMLNNIDISVNSMGLHKTEIIQSLISSKLEFLPVFWFLVRWAKITGIVRDNRIPSEDCVLSATDFCGLIMNFLTSLKPLTLTTQVQENFASFSIEKINESFDEAIGRHIISFFQEALNLSELTGIKWNNSKIGEVQLNSIIKSRILKFSRIAENTLLISKSCSLVVNSVKSDSQKSLSCSIKLPPILSGAIIGRQEFHSSRLTEVTKAKVDLKTAKGDSRVTLNAVGSRAEIFRVYEEIQILSHVIRMQKVVPKCQLGHYFMDNCDLYFLKNADTLSSKITFVRSKGPFQYRHSLYERYSVKLCSTQFIKDWKLEAIERFTAHICRQFSKFPINDKTLLDSLKITARFGNFYVFNISSQKDQQISFQRFLTMFSKELNRPKYVCHRNHKLFENDSIDLKVVKLRPKDQHPLSQSRKPPKFSKSAIKRPICNFCVGLTMENNPDPTITKTVEDIYIKALKKNNFAEGEIQPDSFAFLVTASLARTFEEKILLDNEMNVMSISEKDLHWASGYILHGKELSNNSASMNEVDCRITVSTTDKTEKENPCFKVLFADDKVRSPIKLENNRVMVSDDVDPGARNRIYFVLHKQRIIRFVCDKIGATISSGISYEGEELSHMVPFSKMTLHFDNEAFKRALEQNSLPGVRDTAAQIFIMADSIATSISDVSKSVAC, encoded by the exons ATGGTCAAATTTAAGAATAATAACTTTACCCTTGGTGTTGTTGACTACTCACGATTCCTTCCAGTTCATCTTAACAGAGAAGTAATAACACTCCTTGAATCAATAAATCCTAGTGTTTGCCATTCTCTTCATGAAATGCTTGAAGAGGCACTCTCAAAAGAAGCAAAATCTCTTGTTCAGCTTGATATGTTcgttaagaaactaaaaagctTGCCAAATGACTGGAACATAGATGAAATTTCCAAGACATTCAACATCATTGGGGAAGATTTTTGGTCTGAAATCGTTCGAAGACTCTTTGTTTTTGGcttaaaaaatatcagaaataaaGCGAAAATTCCGGTGGAAAATGCTGCCTTTCTGTTTGGCGTTGCAGACCCATTTCAAATCCTTGATGATAACGAGGTGTTCCTCCAGATTGAAAAAGATGATTGCTCAGAGCCGATTATCATTTTTGGAGAG GTCTTGATTTATCGCAATCCTTGTCTACACCCTGGTGACATCCGTGTTGTACAAGCCGTAAACAAGTCGGAATTTCAAATGTACAAAAATGTACTAATTCTTCCAGCAAAACCAACTTGCAAGTACTCTCTCTCCGCAGCCTGTAGTGGAGGTGATTTGGACGGGGATCGATTTTCTGTGATCTGGGACTCAAGACTTGTGCCGCCGAAATCCACGCTTGTACCTCCCTTCAATTATGCTAAATTGAAGAGCAAGATGCCCTCTTGCACAATGCCTTGGAGTCTGGACAAcctttgcaatttttttattaagtgcCTATCTAGTGATATGCTAGGTCAAATTGCAAATCTCCATCTTGCTCTTTGTGATCAACTAGACAAAGGGGCTTGTGATCCCATTGCGATGAAATTAGCTGAAGCACAAGCTTATGCTGTGGACTTTCCCAAAACAGGAATACTGCCGGAAGTCCCCACTGATGCTTGGTATATTACTAGCACAAATGGTTACCCTGACTTTATggaaaaaagcgaaaaaatttCATACatatcaaaaaaaataattggtcAACTATATCATAGCACCTTGGCTTTTGATCTTGAAGCTAGTACTGGTAGTAGATGTGATCTTGATCTTGATTTAATTATTCCAGGGCATGAAGATTTCCTAATGTCTGCGAAGAAGGACTATGAACTTTATTCtttgtcattaaaaaatataatgtaCCAATGCGGGTTTCAAGATGAATATAACCTCATTATTGGACATGATCCATTTGCAGTAGCTGCGCAATCTTTTCCACGCCAAAAATCATCCCTGGCTCAAAAAGCAATGGACGATTTAAAAAGCACATTTAAAGCGAAATTCTATGATGGGATTAGTACAGACAGTGACATAAAGGCAAAAGCCTCTGCTTGGTATAAAGTATCATACACTCGAGCAAAATGTGGCTCAGAAACGTTTCTTAGCTTTGCTTGGCTTGTACCTGATGTACTTTGCGAGattaaaaaatcgaaaatgCTGCCTGAAAACGGTTTTAATTACGAGAAGTTACTTTTTAAGGAAATAGGGGCTAGTGCTCGGTcttatttctttgaaaactttagTGTGTTAAAACAAGTGACCGCTCAGAAAACTAACACAGGGGAGATGATTGTTCAATTGATTAAAGACAAGTCATTGGTTTTCCTTTCCGATGCTAAAATTCACGGCTCGATAGCAACTTATACCTGTGATTCCGAGTCTGACATTAATATCTCATTACTACTTTCTCGACAGGAAGCATCTGAGATTGCCATATTGGAGACTTATATTAAACCTATTCTTATTGGTGAAAGTGAGAGATGTTCAATTGTGACAAGCTCTAGTGGGGAACATATCAAATGCCATATCAGTTATAATGGTATGCTTAATAACATAGACATATCTGTTAACAGCATGGGTTTACATAAGACAGAAATAATTCAGTCTTTAATAAGCTCCAAACTAGAATTTCTTCCAGTATTTTGGTTCTTGGTACGCTGGGCAAAGATAACGGGTATTGTTAGAGATAACCGTATTCCTTCAGAAGATTGTGTTTTGTCAGCTACCGATTTTTGTGGTCTTATCATGAATTTTCTCACATCCTTAAAACCGCTAACCTTAACAACGCAAGTCCAAGAGAATTTTGCCAGTTtcagcattgaaaaaataaacgagTCGTTCGATGAAGCTATTGGGAGACATATCatatctttttttcaagaagctTTAAACTTATCTGAACTTACAGGCATTAAGTGGAACAACTCAAAGATTGGAGAGGTTCAGTTAAACTCTATAATAAAATCAAGGATTCTGAAGTTCAGTCGGATTGCTGAAAATACTCTACTTATATCCAAAAGTTGTTCTTTGGTCGTAAACTCAGTTAAATCAGACTCACAAAAGTCTTTGTCATGCAGCATTAAACTGCCACCAATTCTGAGTGGTGCAATAATTGGCCGTCAGGAATTTCATTCATCTCGTTTAACAGAAGTGACAAAAGCAAAAGTTGACCTAAAAACTGCCAAAGGAGATTCAAGAGTTACATTGAATGCTGTGGGCTCGCGTGCAGAGATCTTTCGAGTTTATGAAGAGATCCAAATTCTGAGTCATGTTATAAGAATGCAAAAAGTGGTACCCAAGTGTCAGTTGGGTCACTACTTTATGGATAATTgtgatttatattttctaaagaATGCTGATACTCTCAGTTCAAAGATTACATTTGTGCGCTCGAAGGGTCCGTTTCAGTATCGTCATAGCCTCTATGAACGGTATTCTGTAAAGCTTTGTTCAACTCAGTTTATTAAGGACTGGAAGCTGGAAGCAATTGAAAGATTCACTGCTCATATTTGCCgccagttttcaaaatttcctatCAACGATAAGACATTGCTTGATAGTCTAAAAATAACGGCTCGCTTTGGAAATTTCTACGTTTTCAATATTTCCTCGCAAAAAGATCAACAAATATCTTTCCAAAGATTTCTCACCATGTTTTCTAAAGAACTGAATCGACCGAAGTATGTTTGCCATAGAAATCACAAGCTGTTTGAGAATGATagcattgatttaaaagtagTGAAACTAAGGCCAAAGGACCAGCACCCTCTTTCGCAGAGTAGAAAGCccccaaaattttcaaaatcagcaaTTAAACGGCCgatttgtaatttttgtgtTGGGCTGACTATGGAAAATAATCCAGACCCAACTATTACCAAAACAGTTGAGGATATTTATATTAAAGCgctgaaaaagaataattttgcaGAAGGAGAAATTCAGCCGGACTCATTTGCATTTTTAGTAACTGCAAGCTTAGCAAGGACTTTCGAGGAGAAAATTCTATTGGATAATGAGATGAATGTTATGTCAATTTCAGAAAAAGACCTTCACTGGGCCAGTGGCTATATTCTCCATGGTAAAGAGTTGAGCAATAACTCTGCCAGTATGAATGAGGTAGACTGTCGCATCACTGTCTCTACCACAGATAAGACTGAGAAGGAGAATCCGTGTTTCAAGGtcctttttgctgatgataaaGTGAGATCCCCAATTAAATTGGAAAACAACAGAGTAATGGTGAGTGATGATGTTGATCCCGGTGCAAGAAATAGGATCTATTTTGTTCTGCATAAGCAGCGAATTATTCGTTTTGTATGTGACAAAATTGGTGCTACAATCTCAAGTGGAATATCTTATGAAGGAGAAGAGCTATCCCACATGGTACCTTTCTCGAAAATGACTTTGCACTTTGATAATGAAGCCTtcaaaagggctctagaacaaAATAGTCTTCCTGGAGTCCGAGATACTGCCGCCCAAATATTCATAATGGCCGACAGTATTGCTACCAGTATATCAGATGTTTCTAAAAGTGTAGCTTGCTAA
- the LOC136031921 gene encoding uncharacterized protein LOC136031921: MSVSQGRSTEKEEGGYFLEDARDDPCTFKLIISGANILNIESKIEAALNNCRALKIEKVCLDDTVNNGSSTDEKSALIRFWPCNGLPANYCYDQLCKSWNFKIDNDPGVKIWSALQPSEFSECKRCQVEWQLTSLSFGNFIDKQTCEEVAILKSPPMRFLLRFVNKKSLELEVHERNYSRTVLFDYSFLLDFALIDWKEGNVAKLFLPYSSVPSLVVKDDQREYLNLSYRTGLNGLDAKLLQYFSENSVIIFHINLDMNKKPYAGKSSPIMLRNLFHYSGLFPRSVFDTSVYIEPVSSQSLKDLWAKVVKNPDLQLLLWELSVIRTQKNCNAPNTYIKQFLEMSLHLRDTTVLVNKLRSHFFRKPLSSYWIDFASLISSIKEEITDTFIEDKSFSLVTKVRQVTITPTRNIYDPVVNDHKSRLFRNYRKFKFTVVKFRDENLQNLKGVNSFKFVHSILQKGLLLNGEKYHFLITSNSGLRNHNAIFVACDNVNVAAQIRAEIVLNQKEFHSVSLYLSSLCLFCSSDQPTVQVLPENIETVPDIKSVSGDLLTDGAGFLRLSFAMKMSHQLHLNSVPSAFQIRLAGVKGVLLAIEDKYMNQLT; the protein is encoded by the coding sequence agTAAAATTGAAGCTGCATTAAACAATTGCAGAGCTCTTAAAATCGAAAAAGTTTGTTTGGATGACACTGTCAATAACGGCTCATCTACAGATGAAAAATCTGCGCTTATCCGCTTCTGGCCTTGCAATGGACTTCCAGCAAATTATTGTTATGATCAACTTTGCAAATCTTGGAATTTCAAGATCGATAATGATCCgggagtaaaaatttggtctgcTCTTCAACCAAGTGAATTCAGTGAGTGCAAGCGATGCCAAGTAGAATGGCAGCTGACGTCCCTGtcatttggaaattttattgACAAGCAAACTTGTGAGGAGGTTGCCATTTTGAAATCTCCACCCATGCGATTCCTGTTGCGGTTTGTCAACAAAAAGTCCCTGGAACTTGAGGTACATGAAAGAAACTATTCTAGGACAGTCTTATTCGATTATTCATTCCTCCTCGATTTTGCATTAATTGATTGGAAAGAGGGAAATGTAGCAAAACTATTTTTGCCTTACAGCAGTGTACCGTCGCTCGTGGTAAAGGACGACCAAAGAGAATATTTGAACCTTTCTTACAGAACCGGATTAAATGGGCTTGACGCGAAATTGCTTCAATACTTCTCGGAAAACTCGGTGATAATTTTTCACATTAATTTGGATATGAATAAAAAACCATATGCTGGTAAATCTTCGCCAATAATGCTCCGAAACTTGTTCCATTATAGCGGGCTGTTTCCTCGTTCAGTTTTTGACACATCGGTTTACATTGAACCTGTGTCATCACAGTCACTAAAAGACCTTTGGGCAAAGGTAGTAAAAAATCCCGATCTCCAGCTACTTTTATGGGAACTGTCTGTTATTCGGACACAAAAAAACTGCAATGCGCCTAATACttatataaaacaatttttggaaaTGTCTCTACACCTACGTGATACAACTGTCTTGGTGAATAAACTGAGAAGTCACTTTTTTCGGAAGCCACTTTCGTCCTATTGGATTGATTTTGCTTCTTTGATTTCTTCTATAAAAGAGGAAATCACGGATACTTTTATTGAAGACAAATCCTTTTCCTTAGTGACAAAGGTTCGTCAAGTTACTATTACACCAACGAGAAACATTTATGATCCTGTTGTGAACGATCATAAATCACGGCTATTTAGGAATTACAGGAAATTTAAGTTTACCGTAGTCAAGTTTCGTGATGAAAACTTGCAGAACTTGAAGGGTGTCAATTCTTTCAAATTTGTTCACAGCATACTCCAAAAAGGACTTCTTCTAAACGGTGAAAAATACCATTTCTTGATTACAAGCAATAGTGGGCTAAGAAATCACAATGCAATATTTGTTGCTTGTGACAACGTCAATGTGGCTGCTCAAATAAGAGCAGAAATTGTATTGAACCAGAAAGAATTTCATTCTGTTTCTCTATACCTATCAAGCCTGTGTTTATTCTGCTCTAGCGACCAGCCTACTGTTCAAGTACTTCCTGAAAATATAGAAACGGTTCCTGACATCAAATCTGTTTCAGGAGATCTGCTCACTGACGGTGCCGGCTTTCTCCGATTGTCCTTTGCTATGAAAATGTCACATCAATTGCATTTAAATTCTGTACCTTCTGCATTTCAAATCCGGCTTGCTGGCGTTAAAGGTGTTTTATTAGCAATAGAAGATAAATATATGAATCAACTGACTTAA